gacaaacagaagaagacggctgtagtgatcgatgtagcagttccgaatgacagcaatatcaggaagaaggaacacgagaagctggagaaataccaagggctcagagaagagctcgagaggatgtggagggtgaaggtgacggtggtccccgtggtaatcggagcactaggtgcggtgactcccaagctaggcgagtggctccagcagatcccgggaacaacatcggagatctctgtccagaagagcgcagtcctgggaacagctaagatactgcgcaggaccctcaagctcccaggcctctggtagaggacccgagcttgaaggataaaccgcccgcaggggcgcgctgggtgttttttttttttttatatatatatatatgtatgttaataataataatgatattattatttatttatttatttttgtgttttatttgatttaatttttgtatttttattctgtCCTAAATGTTAAGCAATTTGGTCTGCACTTGCtgtttttaaagcactttatccaataaagagttatcttatctaATAATCAACTTTGCCTATATAGCACTACATAACACCTAGAGTCAACTTAAGGCATTCATATTGTATggtaaagacccaacaatagcacagagaaaagcccaacataCAGATGACTCACTATGAGAAAACACTTGGCAAAagttggaaggaaaaactccctttaaacaagAGGAGACCtccaaacaattttttttattgtcaaagCTTAATTAtccttaattatttttaataattattatttaaaaataattatttttatcaaTATAAGCTGTAGTTCTGTACCTTGCCAGTACATGAAAAACTGTCTTGCCTTGATTCTAGGGAATACTacaggacacactgcacactctTGGCTGAAACCTGAGGACCAATGCTACATACAAATGTTTTAACTGTTTTGTAGAAATGTAAAGTTATGGaagaatttttgcaggtgaatttttgcaggtgaattttttgctgGTGAATATTTGACGGTGAATTTtctgcaggtgaatttttttcaGGTGAatatttgcaggtgaatttttgcaggtgaatttttgcaggtgaattttttgcaggtgaatttttgcaggtgaatttttgcagttgaattttttgcaggtgaatttttgcaggtgaatatttttGCAGGGAAATTTGGAGGATAAAAATTCAGTGTTATAAATTCGATGTCTAAAAATAGTTGGATTCTGATGATACTATATTTCTTCCATATAAAGTCAATGAAGctaattttactttactttgcaGCAACAAAACAAGGTGCAGATCAGTACATCCTTAACACACAAGGCATGGTTTGGACTGCTGCTCGGGATTACTGCAGAACACACTACACAGACCTGACCAGTCTAAGGAATGATGGTGAGTACCAGATAGTCCAGGAAGTAGCCAGTGGCTATGGAGTGTATGTTGGCCTCTTCAGAGACCCCTGGGAGTGGTCAGACCAGACTGACTCCTCATTTAGATACTGGAACCCAGCCGAGACTGTCTGGACTGGTGGCACCCAAAACTGTGTTGCTATGTTGAAGGAGAACTCTGGTAAATGGGGAGACAGGGCATGTACAGAAACACATCCATTCGTCTGTGACTGCAGTGAGTGAAACTCTTTAGTAGAACATtaaatataacatttatatttcaaataACGAAAATCTATCGTCATTTTTCTTAGTGACagaaatgtgtaaaatgaaGGAAAGTCTTGTAAATATGATTCAGACTAACTCTGTCTACATGTGTTTATATTAGGGAACAAGCTGAGTTTCATTAAACTGAGGATCAGCCCACAGGACTCAATGTTGGATCTAAATAACCCTTCGGTGCAAGCAGACATCTTGGAGCAAGTAAGTCAAACAGATCTTTGTTAATGAAGAGCAGTTCATTATTAGTATATCATACATTGCATGACGACCTTCATGGCTTTGccaatataaataataataacaataataataataataatgcattgaattcatatagcgcttttcaaggcacccaaagcgctttacaatgacattattcattcatgctcacattcacacactggtggaggcaagctacagctgtagccacagctgccctggggcagactgacagaagcgaggttgccatatcgcgccatatttacatattaaatgtaaatataaggggttttttttgtctaatAGATGAGCCAGAAGCTAAGGAGTTATAACACGACTGCTGTTTTTCATCTAAAGTggagaaaaaaatctgatgGAAGAGTTTTTACCAAGGAGCCTTGAAGAAGTGGATGAAAAGACAAGAATCAGGGGGATAGATTAATATGGataataaatgtatttgaaaGATTAGCATAGAGCAATGTGAGCATTGTaattagacagtttttaataataatttccaCTTTCTTTATGCATTCATTTAATAAATAGCAGTAAGTTGTGAACCTTGTTGTTGGAGTCAAATTGTtcaatgttgtcattgtgttacttaaatttgtaagtcttGGTTCAAACTGtatgatcaaagacattcctttgtaTCTGACCCCCAGCCTGTTGAATGGTGGGGGAGGCTATAGTGTTTTATTATGGGACACATCCTATGTGAGGGTTCTGTTTTCTTGGTTAGTAAACTTCCTGCCGTTATGACCCCTTTggtgagcaggaggtcacacaaatgCACccctaaacacaaacacacacactcacgtgcacctacacacacacacacacacacacacacacacatacagatgctcgcacatacatgcatacacacaggggtggatctagagaaattttcttagggtggcatgagggtggccaagaaatcaaatggggtggcaaaatcaaagccttttttttcaaacacatatgcaggtggttacatatggttaaaatgattcaaatgcagtaagtatacacgttatagtctataacttaattattgtctgtagcccacataattacacactttagttacataaaacatgtgagttttgatactatgtactgtatagcctatataataaataaatatgtagcccaataagtataaaatccagaaagctacacaacatggggcggttcatttacaaacacaagtctaacttaagtttcacactgttttttgttagaaaacaatcacattgttacagcttaaattacacaaaatgtcagaaatctgcactgtcatgaacaaaaatttaaacctaatttttcatgatttgttggattaacccactgagttctgaaatacaaccggccatttttgactccttttgagtttacgtttgtatttcaccctcaaattgtttcattttatttttttccccttgccttgtttgatatcattcttttcagctcaactgaatttagttgtttttttcactgacatactgcattattattactgatctgaaatcaaacaaagaacttaaaatcctagtagtattttttttactgtaaaaaaaccacagacatgttgagtaaatttttataacttgaaatgcaaatataaattgtacattttgtaaacatatacaactatttatctaaaaatgcagccaatacacctgccgtttttttcattttgtacaaccatttaaaaatattactaaaactaaaatgagagaaaaatcaggtgtcgcaataagatgcccgacaaatgatgtgtgccagtaaaaaaaaaaaagtttgtccaccaaaagacaggagaacagcacagggataaacctgcaggcctgacaacaggaggtgtatcactccgctggttttctacttagtgacagtgtttacgttgcaaatgtgcctttgtgacattcattagtgccctcactgacacacaaaacaaaacaacgactacacaacagaacaactacacaagacaacacactaagtacagtggcttgcaaaagtattcggcccccttgaacttttccacattttgtcacattacagccacaaacatgaatcaattttattggaattccatgtgaaagaccaatacaaagtggtgtacacgtgagaagaggaacgaaaatcatacatgattccaaacattttttacaaataaataactgaaaagtggggtgtgcgtaattattcagccccctgagtcaatactttgtagaaccaccttttgctgcaattacagctgccagtcttttagggtatgtctctaccagctttgcacatctagagactaaaatctttgcccattcttctttgcaaaacagctccagctcagtcagattagatggacagcgtttgtgaacagcaggttTCAGATCTtgtgagcgctttggcacgggcgaggtgcccatggcagcaccgctgcttgttgagagtaagggCGATACGCccttcacgtcaaaaagtcgtcataaataagtctccaataacaccagaaaaagtcgccagatttgtcgctagtcgctttttagaaaaaaagtcgctaagggggtctgaaaactcgctaaatatagcgacaaagtcgctaagttggcaacactgctccatgctaaatgtcacaaatctcccacatctaaaaactctctcgctctctctcactcgctcgccTTGTCTCGCTGCCGTAAcggtcactcccaaaactctcccctcttcctaaacaaccaaatcccacgtgttgaatttttttttaattggtcgacatggtgcatttttccaccgataggaaagaggaggctttttttccccctttctttactgttttcgcgctgtccttagaaaacgcttaaaacacacacacacaaaaacgtgacgacagtatttagaataaagcatggcttatatatatatatattatcttaactctggatttactggcctgtaattaaaatttaaaaactttgaagtccgaactttcgatgtgggctgaaatagagggcgtttctcaatatgcgtacttgtgcgtacttgcgttctcgtgtactcgtgatacgtcatcagtcggagaccaagtactgttccaattcaaagtacgcatcaagccgagaacgcgaaagaGTCCCgaatgtgttctcgatccgcccgttttatcgagcatgcatcggtgtggacttgggacagctatatatcccagaatgcatttcgtccaaaactcaacagcggactcccggcacatcgttttcaacggGGGGgtaaagaaactccagcagctgtctatagtattgagtgtccactagaatagaaataaaagcgttctaatatctcacctgcttgtttttattaaggtatgtacacctatgtacatgtacactatttttattaatagaggtttcactactgaggttaaaaatgatatataagtcacttagatcacttctaaatgttaatgtttggtttatttcagtgttttatttgttcctgagtaaaccggtttggctgtgattacagttaagcttcataacatgttactcacagttaaattaggaggggacggcagtaaaaactccggacctgtgacatcatcacgtacgcaggtgttccaattgtacaaatcgcgagtccgtgctcgtgTTCTCGGTGGgtccgtactcccgtgcgttctcggcgagtacgtactcactgAGAatgcgagtacgtactcgcgtacttgagaattgataAATGGccagagactcagcgtggctgcagcttgttgctacgtcagcttacatcagtcatgtgatttggaggtgcagcgtgtccgtgaaCCAtggagggttaataacactcaccttccttccatttccagagtgtaacatccaaccacctgtgtaaaaagcgaaattcccatggtgttgttcaaaatgtgctctggcacaatcataaacatcgcttgctactgaaaacaagaaaaaagccggacctgctatgggctgaaccatttgttaatggtggaggggggaacactatgcaatatattcagttttagcatttatattcactgttgactgtaactacgctcaaagtgttaatgctatcttattttaataaacaacactgtcatatgcaaaactggggtggcacttggggtggcaagggatcattttagggtggcacttgccaccccatgccacccttctagatccgcccctgcatacacacacatacacacacacacacacgtgcttacacgtgcacacacatacacatatagtGCCTGACACCATAGGGGGGTTTTACAATCGGTGtttgtgtaaactgtgtgtCACAGAAATAAAAGGCTGCTGTGGGGTGATGGTTCTCCGAAGTGGTCTGAGACGGAGGGGAGAAGGGCTGCTCTGAGATCCTTCCCCTGCTATAGCATGTGAAAAACCAGTTGAACTGTTCGTCTTGCTTCCTTGCTTCGTTAACGGGAATAAGTTTCTAAACCAGCGGGGCCTGTGGAAGCACAGACCCAACACTTGTTCTTTGCTGTTTAATTTTCTAATATCCGAAGTCTTTCaaggcatgcatttttaatttctctttgttATTTGggacccgatgaatgtaaaaaaaaaaaaaaaagaattatctTTTTACCTGATGTAGTTTCCGAGAAAAATGATATCCACATGAGAACATTCGTTTTAAAGTTCGATAGAACACTATTGTCatgtatttaatatatataattaGTGCTTATTTGCTGATTAGATTGTTTTATGAGAGGCCCAGACTTGACTAGGtcacaggctgacaggaaactgcatgttTTTGCAGAATATGAAGAGTAGACAGAGTGAAACTAAGTTCAGACAGGTTGCCCTGGCAACagtacggaagaggattagggctgctgggaaaaaaaaaaaaaaaaaaagtgggcacgttttttttcttcttttccagaattctgagattaaagtcagaattctgacttttttctcagaattctggaaaagaagaaaaaaaacatgtgcccacttttttttttttcccagtggccctaatcctcttccgtacaACAGACCTCAGAAAGGGGAAGTTATTGCAAGCtgcacaggaagttttagtgcacaggcatattaataaatcagaCACAGAACAGAGGAACTGACTAGAAGGAGTTGGTTTGTAATGAAACTGTGTGTGACGTCTGAAGTACAAAAATAACACGTATATGAGACATATCTTGAGCTTCAAATGTTAGAGTTTCTGCAACTGGCTTTTGGGGCTGTGCAGGgctctctcttccggaagatgattgaataaaaagaaatataaatgttttgacCACTCTGAgtcgggttttctctgttctatcatggggaTCAAAGAATCGGGGTTAATACTATAAAGTCACAATTGagtaatgatgtgcaaaatgttttatttggtgTTAGCATTTTTCgtaagtacaaaaacaaaatgagaaacaacAATTGGGCCCCTTTGAACAATATGGCTCATTTGAAGTGCTCCTAACAGTTACAGGAAGACGTATGTCTGTAACAAAGTAAAAGAAGTAAAAGATTTCTGAACATcgcatgaaaaacaaaacatttcactCCAAAACTACTACTTCAAGCTTTTTTCCTCCGTGGGAACATGTTTACTCAGGCCCTCCCAGGTATGGGGgccaccacactccctgctggtggctgatgccctcaggtgTCGGTACATTGGTGGTTCTAGGTGTTCGGGTCTGGGTACCGGCTCACTCCCGATGGCTGCTTGGcggtgtcatggtcctgagtctgttgactcagtgttttgtgttactTAATATTAtcttatgtttttgtttattctggTTATGCATTCTATTAAGATTTCTAGTCGCTATGTTTTGGTTCCCATGTTCCCTCTATTTATAGTTCTGTGTTAAGCCCATGACTCTGAGTCtgtggccgtttatcaatgcccaagtacgcgagtacgtacccgccgagaacgcgagcacggactcatgatttgtacagtcggaacaccagcgtacgtgatgatgtcacaggtccggagtttttactgccgtcccctcttaatgtaactgtgagtaacatgttatgaagcttaactttaatcataGCCAAACcagtttactcaggaacaaataaaacaccgaaataaaccaaacattaacatttagaagtgatctaagtgacttatatatcatttttaaccgcactagtgaaacctctaataataaaaatagtgtacatgtacatacgtgtacataccttaataaaaacaagcaggtgagatgttagaacgcttttatttctattctagtggacagtcaatactatagacagctgctggagtttctttaacctgagtagtgacaagtccgcgagcgggggggggggggggggggggtgaaaacgatgtgccgggagtccgctgttgagttttggacgaaatgcattctgggacatatagctgtcccaagtccacaccgatgcatgctcgataaaacgggcggatcgagaacacatccgggactttttcgcgttctcggcttgatgcgtacttcgaattggaacagtacttggtctccgactgatgacgtatcacgagtgcgcaagtacgcacaagtacgcatattgataaacgccctgtgtctttgcatgtgtgttgtgtttcctgttttactctgaaggttcgtgtctcatgtcagtgttgttttgcttcccttgtctcatcagccctgattactcccagctgtgctacccttctgtgtctcatgcCCTCATTATCCCAGTGTGTATTTAAggcctgtgtttctctgtgtcagtgtcgcGTTGTCCTTCATACCAccctgtgtgttctgtttgccTGCCTGCTTACtagtttattttctgtttagttAGTTCTTTGTTCAGTCTGTAATCCCACAATAAAGCCGAGTgttttaggctacgttcacactggaGGCGAAAACGCATCAAATCAGACTTTTTTTAACCCTATGCGGCCCATATCCGATCacggtatgacagtgtgaatggcacaaatccgatttttttccAAATCCGGCCtaggtcactttcgtatgtggtactaaatccgatacatatctgatgttttagaaagcgactgctttttgaacggtcatgtcgcaataaatccgtcttttacgtcactgacacaagacagacgccaattatcagcgccggagaagacatcgtgaacgcttcctggACATCCAGTGTAGAtattagtgaaactgttgggaagacaacgttggagaaatgtgaacattttatttgtactgtataatctgcagattctgacagaaatctgcagctatcctttgaagcaccgctcctctctaaaacagcaataaggataattattaggccatatgtaaataacaaaataactttataacttaaagcaaaattgggaaacgtaaagtccgaaacaagtctttatattaagggccatcagtcaaacaatactgtttggtctgggtctaaacagagcgcgttgtgtgtgacgtcttcttttgcgcatgcggacCGCTTTGAGGGCCGTGAACTgctcacactagagcgcgtatgctgtcacattttatttgtagtgtgaacaaccagacaagaaaaaaattgaatttgattaaaaaaaaaaaaaaaaaaaaaaaatgggaattgagcattaagacctgcagtgtgaacgtagccttagagtCCACCTGTGCCTCCGTGAGTCCTGCTCTTGGGTCCACCTTTCCTGCCTGCCTTCACACAGTCATGACAGGCGCGGCCAGGTGGCCGTGGTTCAGTCGGGCCCCATCCTGGGGCTGGGGGGCCCTCGGACATCTGGGCCTGGGGCTTGgtccactctggcacagctggctgccggcagagcctgCGGCCGTGTCACTAGAGCCCCTGTGGCTTCTGCactgtggctgctgggtgaccccacgtctggggctctcctcagttCTTTCCAGGAGGGTAGCACGGTTTCCCCTCCgttggtcctccttgggctctcgcgcTCTAgtggcctggatctcctccatgcctgcttcatgccctgggggacggggctttGGCTCCCCAAACCCTCTAGgagatcgttacatggagaaaccttttgaatacggGCACGCCCGCTCACACAGGTATGCGCACAGGTGTACACCACaggtgctcacagacacaaacggcacctttcttggctgctacatcaaagcacattgtgcgctgtcagTCTTGGGTGCTGCACAAATACATTCAATATTTACTATTTACtgttacttaaatttattt
The genomic region above belongs to Oreochromis niloticus isolate F11D_XX linkage group LG11, O_niloticus_UMD_NMBU, whole genome shotgun sequence and contains:
- the LOC112848272 gene encoding C-type lectin domain family 4 member K-like — encoded protein: MREMEIVLEAVGDKYDDAVWIGLSKGTTLRWHWSLAGDEFYKEGERNYLLWSSVNDYNCAIFKDGMLNSVSCDYQRYSICFDATKQGADQYILNTQGMVWTAARDYCRTHYTDLTSLRNDGEYQIVQEVASGYGVYVGLFRDPWEWSDQTDSSFRYWNPAETVWTGGTQNCVAMLKENSGKWGDRACTETHPFVCDCRNKLSFIKLRISPQDSMLDLNNPSVQADILEQMSQKLRSYNTTAVFHLKWRKKSDGRVFTKEP